A DNA window from Oceanispirochaeta sp. contains the following coding sequences:
- a CDS encoding glycerol-3-phosphate acyltransferase → MFQFIIISVTGLIISYLSGSVNYAILVTRLVSKKDIRTMGNKNPGTSNVMRSVGKPWGFLVGFLDAFKAMAPLILFHLLYFKETNNLNFALLYLLGMAAVLGHCKPVFFGFKGGGGIGTMQGVSLFFIPVEYLISMFISGIIVLIFFKKTKHKLSQWTPILFVTLTPFLTMGLNPFINIPLFAH, encoded by the coding sequence ATGTTTCAATTTATCATCATCTCAGTGACCGGGTTGATCATTTCTTATCTTTCGGGCAGTGTGAATTATGCCATTCTGGTGACCCGTCTGGTCAGTAAAAAAGATATCAGGACCATGGGAAATAAGAACCCCGGGACCTCCAATGTTATGCGTTCTGTAGGTAAACCATGGGGATTCCTTGTTGGATTTCTGGATGCCTTTAAAGCCATGGCCCCCCTCATTCTTTTCCATCTCCTTTACTTTAAGGAAACAAATAATCTGAACTTCGCCCTCTTGTATCTTTTAGGAATGGCGGCTGTTCTGGGACACTGTAAACCAGTTTTCTTCGGGTTCAAGGGAGGAGGAGGGATCGGCACCATGCAGGGAGTCTCTCTTTTTTTTATCCCTGTAGAATACCTGATTTCCATGTTCATCAGCGGTATTATCGTCCTTATTTTCTTTAAAAAGACAAAACATAAGCTCTCTCAGTGGACACCGATACTGTTTGTCACTCTCACACCTTTTCTGACAATGGGTTTGAATCCCTTTATAAACATTCCCCTTTTTGCGCATAT